GGCGAGCTGATCCTTCGGCAGCGTGACTCGTTCGTCGGCCTGATTCTGTTCGAAGTTGGTAATCACCATGAAAAACGCGATCAACTGAAACACGATGTCGATCATCGGCGTCATGTCGACGGAAGGCGGATCGCTGTTGGACGAGTTGATTTTCATGAAACGTGTCGCTGTCAGCGAGGTATCGAATATCGGCCGGGGAACACAGATGCGTGAGTTTCAACGCAACCGCTTCGAGAAGAAAGATTCCCTGCTGAAGAATCGAGATTGCGAATTCCCCGTCACCAACTGGCCGCGGGGCTAGGCTGACGGTTTCTGAGTCTTGCCAACTGCGGCAAAGCGGCTCATCAGACCTTCACTGACCATGCCGATTTCCAATACCAGCCGCTGGATGCGGTTTTTCAGAATGCTGTAAAACACCATCGCCGGAATGGCGATCCCCAGACCCAGCAGGGTTGTGAACAGAGCCTTCGAGATGCCGTCCGCCAGTTCGCTGGGCTTCGGAGCCACCGTCGACGTGGAGATTGTTTCAAAGCTGTCGATCATGCCCTGAACCGTTCCCATCAGCCCCAGCATCGGCGCGACTGTGCCGATGAGAGCCAGGTAACTCAGGCGGTGTTCCAGAGCCATGTTTTCGTCTTCACCGGCTTCCTGCATGCCTTCGATGGCTTCCGGGTAGCCGCGGCTGAGCCTGCCCATCCCGGCCGCGAGGACTCGCGCGACAAAGGAATCGTCGTTGCGGGCAATTTCGTAGGCACCCTGAAAATCCTTGTTGTTCAGCTTGCCTTCGAAGTCTTCCACGAAGTCGTTCGGCAGCAGCACTTCCCGGCGGACCTGAAGCAGATTCATCATCAACAGAGCGACCATGACAAATGACAGCGCCGCGAACACGGCCATCCAGAACAGGCCGAGAGCTCCCAGCATCCACATCAGAAAGCTCTTCTTTTCGGCCACGGTCGTTTCCGATCCGCCGTCTGCCGCCACCGCGACGGCACCGTCCGCCGCGTCCTGAGCCATCACTGTGGCAGAATCGGACATGGGAAGGACGCAGAACGCCACCGTCAGAACGAGCAGGAATCCCACCAGATTCTGAATGGTCCGCCTGGAAATGCGTTGGGGCACCGTAAGCATACCGGGATATCTCCGTCTGACAGGGCAACGTCACAAAGAGAGGGGTTAAGAAGCGTGTGGGATTCAGGGATGCTGGAATGTACAAGGTGTTCGCGAGTCCGTCACCCGAATCCTGGTCATCCGGATTGATACGGCAGGAATTTCCCCGATTGATCCGATGAGGGAAGCACTGCTACTCGGCCGCATTGCTACAGAGATACGGCTATCCGCCGGCTCCGAGTTGTTTGGCGAACTGGCTGTTGGGATAGCGTTCTGACAGTCTTGCGGCGGCATCCTGAGCTCGGTCCTGATGTCCCGACGGACCCCACAGCCGCGAAAGATTCAGAAGTGCTTCGGCGTGCTGCGCGGTTTCGCCGGAGTACAGGACATCGACATGCAGATAGGCCATCAGCGCGGCTTTCGGTTCGTTTTTCTGACGCAGGCAGTCGCCTTTGCGAACCCACGCTTCCGCCAGGATGCGGCTTTCTGAATCCGATGCCTTTGCAATCACTTCGTCGAGCACGGCGATGGCCTGATCCGGTTGTGTCTGCTGTTTCAGACAAAGAGCCTTGCCGAGCTGTCCGTCATAGAAGGCCGCGGAGGCCGTTGCATCACCTTCGCTTTGACTAACGACCTGATTGAATGCGGCCAGGGCTCCATCCACGTCGCCGGCCGCCAGCAGCAGTCGCCCCAACTGCACGCCTGCCTGAAGCTGGTATCCCTTGACCGCGGACGCCTGCACTTCCTGCAGCAGACTCTTGCCGGTTGTGGTGTCGCCCTTTGCGGCCAGCAGCTCCGCCTGCAGCAGAGAGGCTTCCAGATAGCGAAAGTTGGTACCGTTAGCCGTTCGAAAGTTCTGCAACTGCTGGATTGCAGCGTCCAGATTCGACGGGTCGGTCAGAGCTTTGCGACCCTGCGTTCGAGCGATCAGAAATTCGATCTCCGTCTTCAGGCGGCTGTCAGTACCGTCATATTCGGACTGAATCGTGTTCAGCTTTTCCAGCGCCGAATCGAAGGCACCGCTGCGTTCGTTGCTGCGAGCCGCCAGCAGTTGCGACGGTTCCTGATCGAAGCGTACTTCCTTCAGATTGGCGACCGAGATGGTTTCCGATTCACCGCTGGACTTTTCAATCACGACATCTTCGCGTCCCATCGCGGTGAACTTTCCGCGAAAGGTCACTCCGTCACTGCGACGCGACACACTGTCCGCGGCATTTGCGACGGCAGCGGACAACGCGAACAGAAGGCATCCGGTTACGAGTCTGCGGTTAAACCGCGAGCGGGGCAGGATGAGACATTCGGGCTCGCGGGAGTAAGAAGAGCGAAAAGTAACGGCGTCCGCCGCGGCCAGCATAAACATCTTCGTGAGAATCCTGTTTCAAAAGTCTCTTGTGGTGTCTGGTGGTCGCTTTCGGTGACCGCACGGCAGCTCGCGCCGAAGTGTGCTGGTCCCTTCCGAAAGCCTCTTCGAACTCGCCCCGCCGCGAGATCCGGTGCAACGACGAAAACGCCGCCTGCCGACAGCGTCCTCAGGACCGCGCCGGTCCGCGTTTGATAACGTCACTTTTCATCCGATTGTTTTCGAGTCTTCTTCGGTTCACTGTCCGTCGAAGGCGGCTGTTCCGACGTCTGCTGTTTTCGGGCGGCGGCCTGCGCGGCCTTTCGCCGAGCCGCCTGTTCGGGCGTCAGAGCACGTTTCTTTGATGCATCAGGATTTGCCGGAGCAGTCTTTGTGCCGGCCTTTTTTCGGACAGCGGTTGCCGTTGCGGTTCCCGCGCCCACGGCTGTTCGGCGAACGGCAGGAGCCGGCGGCGGAACGAACTTGTCTCCGCCGGAGACGTAAGACGGGCGCGGCCGGCGACGCGGCTTGCTCATCAGCTTGAATACGGCTCCTGCTC
This is a stretch of genomic DNA from Planctomycetaceae bacterium. It encodes these proteins:
- a CDS encoding MotA/TolQ/ExbB proton channel family protein, yielding MLTVPQRISRRTIQNLVGFLLVLTVAFCVLPMSDSATVMAQDAADGAVAVAADGGSETTVAEKKSFLMWMLGALGLFWMAVFAALSFVMVALLMMNLLQVRREVLLPNDFVEDFEGKLNNKDFQGAYEIARNDDSFVARVLAAGMGRLSRGYPEAIEGMQEAGEDENMALEHRLSYLALIGTVAPMLGLMGTVQGMIDSFETISTSTVAPKPSELADGISKALFTTLLGLGIAIPAMVFYSILKNRIQRLVLEIGMVSEGLMSRFAAVGKTQKPSA
- a CDS encoding tetratricopeptide repeat protein — its product is MTFRGKFTAMGREDVVIEKSSGESETISVANLKEVRFDQEPSQLLAARSNERSGAFDSALEKLNTIQSEYDGTDSRLKTEIEFLIARTQGRKALTDPSNLDAAIQQLQNFRTANGTNFRYLEASLLQAELLAAKGDTTTGKSLLQEVQASAVKGYQLQAGVQLGRLLLAAGDVDGALAAFNQVVSQSEGDATASAAFYDGQLGKALCLKQQTQPDQAIAVLDEVIAKASDSESRILAEAWVRKGDCLRQKNEPKAALMAYLHVDVLYSGETAQHAEALLNLSRLWGPSGHQDRAQDAAARLSERYPNSQFAKQLGAGG